The segment TCAGTTGCTTAGCTGCCTGCCCATCTCTGTTTTTAATCGCTTTTCCTCGTGCTCATCAATTAGAAAAGGGCGCATGTGCAGCACTACAGTTTTACGAAAAAGATAGATAATTGACTTCATGTGGTTAATGATATCAATGATTTCTGAGTTACCACTTGCCTGAACAATTAATTCATGAAAATGTTCGTTTGCTTTCATAACCTCTTCAGTTGTTCCTTCTCGCCCAAATTTAATACATTGAGAAAGTGAATTTAATTTCTCTTCAGGTAAATATATTGCTGCTGCTTGACTTGAAAATCCTTCTAGGAGGATCCTTACTTGAAATAAGTTTCGTAAATCTTTATCGGTAGATTGTACGACCTTTTTATTTATAATAAGCCCTCATATATTAATTGCCTAAGAGCTTCCCTTATAGGTGTACGGCTAAAGCCCAATTCCTGAGCAAGCCTTTATTTTAATTGGCGAAGCATTCGGAGCTGTTA is part of the Virgibacillus sp. NKC19-16 genome and harbors:
- a CDS encoding FCD domain-containing protein, producing MINKKVVQSTDKDLRNLFQVRILLEGFSSQAAAIYLPEEKLNSLSQCIKFGREGTTEEVMKANEHFHELIVQASGNSEIIDIINHMKSIIYLFRKTVVLHMRPFLIDEHEEKRLKTEMGRQLSN